The following are encoded together in the Anopheles nili chromosome 3, idAnoNiliSN_F5_01, whole genome shotgun sequence genome:
- the LOC128722796 gene encoding serine protease filzig: MANHRQTAWMLLLVAILAGTTASVNGLSSTGERESRKLFGGYRITPKFCNATRSLLKREPERRGPTICMFNHECFQRQGEVVGACMDGFLFGTCCELPLTKDTLATDPLMEQINTTEQAGQSSLSSAIASQYEKFGSQIGGGGYGAEALDADAPLKQDSLETDTSGGYVVSSEKIKPPYTKIQNNNYIVNDDLDEDIVLNSISANKYDVASDAVSVYSPSTNKVKTESDEVGSSSLGYPSSTTESSESLYVKVDKDGVYSAEIPSLLSAYGDAGSGESGTGSAPGSASAGSTETSTDITATGVQQIANQIFQENSQFFDHSDITHPAIETDLLNEHGSLDQSYANPNDFSGVPQASPVAPASGTSLPTAKPVKVTYAKPQFKPRPKPTPAATNDGAQYVLVQTITNDTKNNNTQSKPTVSMNNIPSIESIILMLNDSSVGPQYETDGANATKAPQFEAVTVASTYGTSAIDYDRYGPTSFYITKPQKTNPPGDVTHTTSNVPSTSYVYSPKPTKRPTLAPVVVQATLLTNSAISYGGGASGDAQPSSTHRPPPTKIIVTASSSTSKRPILITTDTLANGGYYTGPTRPGSTVAVSSVQPTKKITTIATKRPGGTTIKLPEYIVQSSTLSHQNPSTLANVNYVQIASASDSPSPTVHITPKPVVGLVTSSTWNGPNSNKLSSVPAPSSSRPGFYENTPPVYLSSMADFADEGYFGSTSRPALDQTVSSTAIYTIVDGGNKIGANYGGSSSTYAAPYGPTASYGSTASYPLLNRVPANQGPSLQTYGPPAVVETSTLKNELYTTPDDINNFPPVRNPNLNLTDATGTTNVTKLTGGHYGAPASEEDKVNMLVNKIVQTFNGNFEELEQILKERKNLTSTTASMTVSSASDQGSSGPTSSTTPKPKKKKKRPSGNRKPTNGTSTTKKPSSTTKPTPLADEGLASNATSVKPSSRPSKKPTKVRRPSNSTKPASKPTPASVTNLSKPTASDTPVKPAKPSTKPKPSTAAASSVSSKPTKPPAAKPPATSTTKKPVRTSTTKKPTRKPSPRPTLADADLTTTQLTTTRRPTKVTKRPTKRPASTTTTTTAAPEDETIDEEENAVDGEEEDEDEDEDVGEETNETAGQQPAGARKILCGQRPLMKSGRVVGGKASKFGEWPWQVLVRESTWLGLFTKNKCGGVLITNEYVITAAHCQPGFLASLVAVFGEFDISSDLETKRSVTKNVKRVIVHRQYDAATFENDLAILELENPIHYDVHIVPICMPGDEADFTGRMATVTGWGRLTYGGGVPSVLQEVQVPVIENSVCQEMFHMAGHNKKILPSFVCAGYANGKRDSCEGDSGGPLVLQRPDGRYELVGTVSHGIRCAAPYLPGVYMRTTFYKPWLRSVTGVK, encoded by the exons ATGGCGAACCACCGGCAAACGGcctggatgctgctgctggtagcgATCCTGGCCGGGACCACCGCGTCCGTAAATGGGTTAAGTTCAACAGGTGAAAGAG AGAGCCGGAAACTTTTCGGTGGCTACCGAATTACGCCAAAGTTCTGCAATGCTACGAGGTCACTGCTGAAACGTGAGCCAGAACGGCGTGGCCCAACGATCTGCATGTTCAATCACGAGTGCTTTCAGCGACAGGGTGAGGTCGTGGGCGCTTGCATGGACGGGTTCCTGTTCGGGACGTGCTGTGAGCTGCCACTGACGAAGGACACGCTAGCAACCGATCCGCTGATGGAGCAAATCAACACAACCGAACAGGCGGGCCAGTCTTCGCTCAGTTCGGCCATCGCGAGTCAGTACGAGAAGTTTGGCAGTCAGATTGGCGGTGGTGGGTATGGCGCGGAAGCCCTGGACGCGGACGCCCCGCTTAAGCAGGACTCGCTCGAGACAGACACAAGTGGGGGCTACGTGGTGAGCAGCGAGAAGATCAAACCACCGTACACAAAGATCCAGAACAACAACTACATCGTGAATGACGATCTGGATGAGGATATTGTGCTGAATAGCATCAGCGCGAACAAGTACGACGTGGCGAGTGATGCCGTGTCGGTGTATTCACCCTCCACGAACAAGGTGAAGACGGAAAGTGACGAGGTGGGTTCGTCCTCACTAGGCTACCCATCATCAACGACGGAATCCTCCGAAAGTCTGTACGTGAAAGTGGACAAGGATGGTGTATACAGCGCAGAGATCCCATCGCTACTGAGCGCTTACGGTGACGCTGGCTCAGGTGAATCTGGCACAGGGTCTGCGCCCGGTTCAGCTTCTGCTGGTTCCACGGAGACAAGCACCGACATCACGGCTACCGGTGTACAGCAAATCGCGAACCAGATCTTCCAGGAGAACAGTCAGTTCTTCGATCACAGTGACATCACGCACCCAGCCATTGAGACGGATTTGTTGAACGAGCACGGTTCGCTCGACCAGAGCTACGCCAATCCGAACGACTTCTCGGGTGTTCCGCAAGCATCCCCGGTAGCACCGGCTTCTGGAACGTCCCTACCGACGGCCAAACCCGTCAAGGTGACCTACGCAAAGCCTCAGTTCAAACCACGCCCGAAACCAACTCCGGCCGCGACGAATGATGGCGCTCAGTACGTACTTGTGCAGACGATCACGAACGATACGAAGAACAACAACACCCAGTCAAAACCGACTGTTTCGATGAACAACATCCCTTCGATCGAGTCCATCATCCTGATGCTGAACGACTCGAGTGTGGGTCCACAGTACGAAACGGACGGTGCAAACGCCACAAAGGCACCTCAATTCGAAGCGGTCACCGTGGCGTCTACCTATGGCACATCTGCGATCGACTACGATCGATACGGACCTACCAGCTTCTACATCACGAAGCCCCAGAAAACGAACCCACCGGGTGATGTGACACACACCACGAGTAACGTACCTTCGACGAGCTACGTCTACAGCCCGAAACCCACAAAAAGGCCCACGTTAGCACCAGTCGTCGTGCAAGCGACTCTTCTCACAAACAGCGCCATCAGCTACGGTGGAGGAGCTTCCGGTGATGCACAACCATCGTCCACACACCGACCTCCACCGACGAAGATCATCGTGACAGCTAGCAGCAGTACGTCTAAGAGACCGATCCTCATCACGACGGACACACTGGCCAATGGAGGCTACTACACTGGCCCAACTCGTCCCGGTTCGACCGTGGCCGTTTCATCCGTACAGCCGACGAAAAAGATCACGACGATCGCGACCAAACGACCGGGTGGAACGACGATCAAGCTGCCGGAGTACATCGTGCAGTCATCGACACTCTCCCACCAGAATCCATCCACCCTGGCTAACGTCAACTACGTGCAGATCGCGAGTGCCTCCGATAGCCCATCACCTACGGTACACATCACGCCAAAGCCCGTCGTTGGGTTAGTTACGTCCTCCACGTGGAACGGtcccaacagcaacaagctAAGCTCTGTGCCTGCTCCAAGCAGCTCACGACCGGGTTTCTACGAAAACACACCTCCAGTGTACCTGTCCTCGATGGCTGACTTTGCGGATGAGGGATATTTCGGGTCAACGAGTCGTCCGGCGTTGGATCAAACCGTCTCCTCAACCGCGATCTACACGATCGTGGACGGTGGCAACAAGATCGGTGCCAACTATGGTGGTAGTTCGTCTACGTACGCGGCTCCATATGGACCGACAGCATCGTATGGTTCGACGGCTTCCTATCCGTTGTTGAACCGCGTGCCAGCGAACCAAGGACCAAGCTTGCAGACGTACGGACCTCCAGCGGTTGTGGAGACGTCGACGCTGAAAAACGAGCTGTACACCACGCCAGATGACATCAACAACTTCCCACCGGTTCGCAACCCGAATCTAAATCTCACGGACGCGACTGGTACTACCAATGTGACAAAGCTCACTGGTGGCCATTACGGTGCACCAGCCAGCGAGGAAGATAAAGTGAACATGCTCGTGAACAAGATCGTGCAGACGTTCAACGGTAACTTCGAGGAGCTGGAGCAGATCCTGAAGGAGCGTAAGAACCTCACTTCGACGACTGCATCCATGACGGTGTCTAGCGCCAGCGATCAGGGAAGTTCAGGACCAACCTCCAGCACGACGCCAAAgcccaagaagaagaagaagcgccCGAGTGGCAATCGCAAGCCAACGAATGGCACCAGCACTACGAAGAAGCCCTCGAGTACGACCAAACCGACTCCACTGGCCGATGAAGGACTGGCGAGTAATGCCACCTCAGTGAAACCTTCGTCACGCCCATCCAAGAAACCCACGAAGGTGCGTCGTCCTAGCAACTCCACTAAACCAGCCTCCAAACCAACGCCTGCTAGCGTGACGAACCTAAGCAAACCGACCGCAAGCGATACGCCCGTAAAACCGGCTAAACCATCGACGAAACCAAAACCATCGACGGCCGCAGCAAGCAGCGTCTCCTCGAAGCCCACGAAACCACCGGCCGCAAAACCACCGGCCACCAGCACCACGAAGAAGCCGGTACGTACCTCCACGACGAAGAAACCGACACGTAAACCCAGCCCGCGACCTACGCTGGCCGATGCCGACCTAACAACGACCCAGCTGACGACGACACGCCGACCCACCAAG GTCACGAAGCGCCCCACCAAACGCCCTGCCTCGACGACGACCACCACGACCGCCGCACCCGAGGACGAGACGATCGACGAGGAGGAGAACGCCGTCGACGGTGAGGAGGAGgatgaggacgaggacgaggacgttGGTGAGGAGACGAACGAGACGGCGGGGCAGCAGCCGGCTGGAGCGCGAAAAATCC tttgtGGCCAGCGGCCGTTGATGAAGAGCGGACGCGTAGTGGGCGGTAAGGCGTCCAAGTTCGGCGAGTGGCCCTGGCAGGTCCTGGTCCGCGAGTCCACCTGGCTTGGGCTATTTACGAAGAACAAGTGCGGTGGAGTGTTGATCACGAACGAGTACGTCATCACAGCCGCGCACTGTCAACCCGG CTTCCTCGCTTCGCTTGTGGCCGTGTTCGGAGAGTTCGACATCTCGAGCGACCTGGAGACGAAGCGGTCCGTCACGAAGAACGTGAAACGTGTCATCGTTCACCGGCAGTACGATGCGGCTACCTTCGAGAACGACCTGGCCATCCTGGAGCTGGAGAACCCCATCCATTACGACGTCCACATAG TGCCAATCTGTATGCCGGGCGATGAAGCCGACTTTACCGGGCGCATGGCAACCGTGACGGGATGGGGACGACTGACGTACGGCGGCGGTGTCCCCTCGGTTCTGCAGGAAGTTCAG GTGCCGGTCATCGAGAACAGCGTCTGCCAGGAGATGTTCCACATGGCCGGACACAACAAGAAGATCCTGCCGTCGTTCGTTTGCGCTGGCTACGCCAACGGCAAGCGAGACTCCTGCGAG GGTGACAGCGGTGGCCCGCTGGTACTGCAGCGTCCCGACGGCCGGTACGAGCTGGTCGGTACCGTGTCCCATGGCATCCGGTGTGCCGCACCCTACCTGCCCGGTGTCTACATGCGCACGACCTTCTACAAACCCTGGCTGCGGAGCGTTACTGGCGTGAAATAA